A stretch of the Sorangium aterium genome encodes the following:
- a CDS encoding imm11 family protein, with protein MSFLLWRPGRNIDGICKILDVEGVEDAFELAQGVSRATGWPKDARCRMDPRKPKDIALADSLLGAKRLVVSGRVKKALEDAEVSNVELLPIAIINHKGHTASADYFIVNPQDVCDCIDVAQSGVKWNALDPDSICACDSLVLRQDVVPASYKVFRLHKWRNLVVIRRELADSMLAQGLSGLSFIEPSKYTGLG; from the coding sequence ATGAGCTTCTTGCTGTGGAGGCCGGGGCGAAACATCGACGGTATCTGCAAGATCCTGGACGTGGAGGGGGTGGAGGACGCCTTCGAGCTAGCGCAGGGGGTGTCTCGGGCCACCGGCTGGCCCAAGGACGCGCGCTGCCGGATGGACCCTCGCAAGCCGAAGGACATCGCACTGGCGGATAGCCTGCTCGGAGCGAAGCGCCTGGTCGTCTCCGGGCGGGTGAAGAAGGCGCTCGAAGACGCCGAGGTCAGCAACGTCGAGCTCTTGCCGATCGCGATCATCAACCACAAGGGCCACACCGCATCGGCTGACTATTTCATCGTCAACCCGCAGGACGTCTGCGACTGTATCGATGTGGCGCAGTCGGGCGTCAAGTGGAACGCGCTCGATCCCGATTCGATCTGCGCCTGCGACTCGCTCGTGCTCAGGCAAGACGTGGTGCCCGCTTCGTACAAGGTGTTCCGCCTCCACAAGTGGCGGAACCTGGTCGTGATTCGCCGGGAGCTGGCTGATTCCATGCTGGCGCAGGGGCTTTCCGGGCTGAGCTTCATCGAGCCCTCCAAGTACACAGGGCTCGGCTGA